GGGGTGCGCTCGTGCTCCCACCAGCGTTCCATCGTCGCGAACTCTCCATCGTCGCTTCGAGCGACGGCGACGATTACGGGGTGTACGCAGCTTGGCTGTGGCGCAATATTGATCCGCTTCTGGGCCAGCTCTTTGAGGTGGCTACGACCCCTGATGCGCTGCCAGCAGCGTACACACATTGGCGGAATGCGGCCCGCCCGGTTTCAGGGGTCGTGCAGTGGTCACTTTAAAGTATGTGATTGGCGTCGTGGCGCGGTTGCGGGGTGACAGACCGAAGCACCGCCCGGTACTCTCAGGACATGGCGGAGGAGGTGACTCGCGAGGTACTGCTCGAGCAGAATGCCCAGCAAGCCGAGCAGATCGCGCTCCTGATCACTCAGATCAAGGTGCTGACCGAGGAGAATGCCCGCCAGAAGAAGCGCATTGAGCAACTGGAACGGCAGGTCAAGCGGTATGTCGCGCCGCACAGCCGCGAGACGCCCAAGGTAGACCCGAAGCCACCCGGACGCCGCGCCGGGCAAGGGCTCTTTAGCTTTAAGCATGCTCCAGCGCTTGACACCGTCACGCGCATGATTGATGTCGAGCCGGCGAACACGTGCGTCTTCTGTCGGACGCCGTTGGACCGAAGGGCGTACAAGACCGACCTGGCGTTCATCACCGAGCTGCCCCAAGTCAAGCCCGAGATCACGCAGTACAACGTGCCCGTCCCCACCTGCCCGAAATGTGGGCGAGATGTTCGCGGCAGACCTCCCGATCTATGCCCCACTCAACGGGGCGCCACCGCCCATCGACTGGGGCCTCGGTTGCTCGCCGCGACACAGTATCTGCACCATGGTGTAGGTCTCCCGGAGCGCAAGGTGCCGGACGTGCTGCACCAACTGTGCGGGGTGAAGATCACGCAGAGCGCCGTGAATCAAGCGACCACCCGCACAACAGCCGCGGGCACTCCCATGGCCGAGGCCTACCAGCAGATCAAAACGGCCGTTCAGGCTGCCCCTGTAGTCCATCAGGATGACACCGGCTGGCGCATCAACGGTACCCAAGCCTGGCTGCAAGTGGCCTGCACCCCGCAGCACGTCTTGTTGCAGATCCGTACGCAGCACACCCACCAGCAGCTCAAAGAGCTGCTGGGCGAGACCTTCGGGGGCACGCTGGTCGCAGATCGGTATAACGTCTACGATCACGCGACGTTCACAGATAGCCAGCACCAGAAGTGCATCCGGCATGTCATTCGCAATGTGCAAGAAGCCGTGGTGCTGCACGAAGGCCGCCGTGGACAGGACATCGTCTACGCTACTCGGTTGCGCCAGGCCTTCCAGGACGCGCACAGCCTGCATCGGCAACTCAGCCGCAAAGAGATCACCCTGGCGCAGTACCGGGGCGCTGGGTACGCCATCCACACCCGCGTCACCGGGCTGCTCGACCGCCGACCCCTTCAGAGCAAAGTCAACGAGCGGCTCCGAAAAAGGGCTGCTCAAGCACCACCAGCGCAGGAACCTCAAGAGGTTCCTGGACGACCCCAGCATCCCACCGACGAACAATGCCGCAGAGCGCGCGCTGCGGTCTGGGGTCATCGCCCGCAAAGTGTCACAGTGCAGCAAAACGCAGGAGGGAGCGGACAGCTACGCCATGATCAAGAGCGTCGTGGAAACCGCCAAACGCCACGCACAGCACCCCATGGACGTCTTGGTCAGTCTTCAAGTTCGCGCTGCACCCCGCTGACCGCCCCACGCGCTAATCACATACTGTTTCAGGAAGCGCAGTTCATCTACAGCGTCGTCGCGGTCCATGCCAGCGGCGCAGCACGGCCCGCTCTCCCTGCGTGGTCACCTGCCACTGCCGGTTCAGGCGGCCGCCCAGATCGGTCTGCACGGTAAGCCCCCAGCCCCGCTGCTGCTGTTCCGGCTTCGGCTTCATGTCTGAAACAGGGCGGCGCCGTCTTCCCGCTGCGTTTCCTTCAGCCCCCCTTGCTGCCCCAGATACTCGGCCAACGCCGCCGTCTGATCCAGCAGCAAGATGGCCTGTGCGGGGCGCAGGTTCGGGTACAGCGCGAGCAACAGGTCGTAAATGGTGACGGGCTGCTGGGCCGCCGCCTGCACGGCCGCCAGCTTGTCCTGATACCGTGCCCGCAACTCGCGGACGCGCCCACGCCAGTCGGCCATGGGGCCGCCGTGACCGCCCAGTGCGACCTCCACGCCTTCGAGCGCCTCGATGCGATTCAACGAATCCAGGTAGTGCTGCAGCCCCGCTCCCCGCTGGGAGCGCTCCGGCATCAGCGGCGGTGAGGAGTGCGGCAGCAGGTGATCGGCGCTGAGCAACAGGTCGTCCATCCGCAGGCACACCTGCGCGCCGTCGTGGCCGGGAGTATGAATGACCTGAAAGACGCCGTCCAGCAGGTCGCCGTCTTGGAGAGGCGTCTGAACCGCCACGCGGCTGGGCAGCATCAGGGTGTGGGCCCGGCGGCGCAGACGCCCGGCGTAACTGCTCTCTGTGGGAATGCCTGCCCAGCGCAGGTGGCCCTCGACCTGATCCTGCCACGCGGCGC
The sequence above is drawn from the Deinococcus hopiensis KR-140 genome and encodes:
- a CDS encoding IS66 family transposase; its protein translation is MPPTNNAAERALRSGVIARKVSQCSKTQEGADSYAMIKSVVETAKRHAQHPMDVLVSLQVRAAPR
- a CDS encoding MBL fold metallo-hydrolase, translating into MTVLPAVACHVTAGGTRVYTVTLRAFPHFQANSFLVVQGEPTAPSYVALVDMGSAHEDSLGDLQAGLAHIYSEYGEMWAWDTLSRLVVTHPHPDHVGGLPAVRALTPAPVAAHTWAVSALEQPESRGAAWQDQVEGHLRWAGIPTESSYAGRLRRRAHTLMLPSRVAVQTPLQDGDLLDGVFQVIHTPGHDGAQVCLRMDDLLLSADHLLPHSSPPLMPERSQRGAGLQHYLDSLNRIEALEGVEVALGGHGGPMADWRGRVRELRARYQDKLAAVQAAAQQPVTIYDLLLALYPNLRPAQAILLLDQTAALAEYLGQQGGLKETQREDGAALFQT